Within Streptomyces sp. SS1-1, the genomic segment CACGCTCAAGCACGCGTTCGGCCGCCTGGTGCACGCGGGACTCCTCGAGACCCGGCACGGCGTGGGCACACGCGTCCGTGACTTCCTGCGGCTGGGCGGGGCCGACCTGCTGCCGATGCTGGTGCGGCACAGCCCCGACTGGATCGGGGAGATCTTCGAAGTGCGGCGCAGCATCGGCGCGTTGATCGCCGAGCGCGCCGCCTCCCGTGCCACCGAGGACCAGATCGCCGAACTGCGCCGCCTCGTCACGGCCGTGGGGGAGGCGGACGGCGGCGAGGACGCGCAGCTCGCGGACGCCGAGGTGCACCGCGCGCTCGCCCGCGCCACCGGCAACCGGGTGTACGTCCTGCTGACCAACACCCTGTTCAACGCCTATCTGCCGGTCCGTTCGGCACTCGTGGAGCCCTTCCAGGACGCCCGGGCCGCCCACGACCGGCTCGCCCCCGTCGTCGAGGCCGTCGCCGCGCGCGACGAGACCGGGGCCCGCACGGCCGCCGGGGCCTACCTGTCCACGACGGAACGCCTGATGCTCGAAGGGCTGGCCTCCGCCGGCCGGGGCCGGGGCGGGGAGCGGTGAGCACCCGCGGGACGGAGTTCCGGGAGACCCTGCTGGGCCGCGTACGCCTGGACGGGGAGGAC encodes:
- a CDS encoding FadR/GntR family transcriptional regulator; the encoded protein is MGALPRETVVDVLEQRLRERILAGRHPAGSYLPPERELADEYGVNRTTLKHAFGRLVHAGLLETRHGVGTRVRDFLRLGGADLLPMLVRHSPDWIGEIFEVRRSIGALIAERAASRATEDQIAELRRLVTAVGEADGGEDAQLADAEVHRALARATGNRVYVLLTNTLFNAYLPVRSALVEPFQDARAAHDRLAPVVEAVAARDETGARTAAGAYLSTTERLMLEGLASAGRGRGGER